A window from Leuconostoc mesenteroides subsp. mesenteroides encodes these proteins:
- a CDS encoding nicotinate phosphoribosyltransferase, with translation MYSDDSLVLHTDAYQINMIYTYWKQGIDQKPVVFEAYFRKMPFNNGYVIFSGLERIVKVLNQLKFTDDDIDYLQSLDLYDPEFLTYLKNWHLTATIRSAYEGEVMFNNEPLLQVEGPLVDAQLLETLLLNIINFQTLIATKAARIASVTNGDPLLEFGTRRAQELDAALWGTRAAFIGGFDATSNVRAGKLFNIPISGTHAHALVQAYHNDYDAFHAYASTHKNVVFLVDTFDTLKSGVPNAIKVAREFGDKINFQGVRIDSGDMAYLSKKVRIMLDEAGFTDAKIYASNDLDENTILNLKIQGAKIDVWGIGTKLITAYDQPALGAVYKMVSIDGDDTIKLSNNIEKISTPGKKQVWRITDSKDGKSEGDYLTFNDENPSQLETLHMFDPNHPVISKNIKNFDAQPMLHDIFVKGDLVYDLPDINAIKNYAKHSLNDLWDEYKRILNPETYPVDLSQKLYDAKMNLIHDIRNNIQEMTK, from the coding sequence ATGTATTCTGATGACTCACTGGTGCTCCACACGGATGCGTACCAAATTAATATGATTTATACTTATTGGAAACAAGGTATTGATCAAAAACCTGTTGTTTTTGAGGCTTATTTCCGTAAAATGCCTTTCAATAATGGCTATGTTATTTTTAGTGGCTTAGAGCGCATTGTCAAAGTATTAAATCAACTGAAATTTACTGATGATGACATTGATTATTTACAATCATTAGACCTATACGACCCCGAATTTTTAACATATCTCAAAAATTGGCATTTAACTGCAACAATACGTTCAGCTTATGAAGGTGAAGTGATGTTCAATAATGAACCACTTTTGCAGGTCGAAGGGCCGCTGGTTGACGCTCAATTATTGGAAACCTTGCTGCTTAATATTATTAACTTTCAGACATTGATTGCTACTAAAGCAGCTCGCATCGCTAGTGTAACAAATGGTGACCCCCTATTAGAATTCGGTACACGTCGTGCTCAGGAATTAGATGCAGCACTTTGGGGTACCCGTGCTGCTTTTATTGGTGGCTTTGACGCTACATCTAATGTTCGAGCAGGAAAACTATTCAATATTCCGATTTCTGGTACGCATGCGCACGCACTTGTTCAAGCTTACCACAACGATTACGATGCCTTTCATGCTTACGCATCAACACATAAAAATGTTGTTTTTCTAGTGGATACATTTGATACATTAAAATCTGGTGTTCCAAATGCTATCAAAGTAGCTCGAGAATTTGGAGACAAGATTAATTTTCAAGGCGTTCGAATTGATTCAGGCGATATGGCGTACTTATCCAAAAAAGTTCGTATCATGTTAGATGAAGCAGGATTCACTGATGCAAAAATTTATGCATCAAATGATTTAGACGAAAATACCATTTTAAATCTTAAAATTCAAGGTGCAAAAATTGATGTCTGGGGAATTGGTACAAAATTAATCACAGCTTATGATCAGCCTGCCTTAGGTGCTGTATATAAGATGGTTAGTATCGACGGCGATGATACGATTAAATTGTCAAACAATATTGAAAAAATTTCGACCCCAGGAAAAAAGCAAGTTTGGCGCATAACAGATAGTAAAGATGGTAAATCTGAAGGTGATTATTTGACTTTCAACGATGAAAATCCTAGTCAATTGGAAACTTTGCACATGTTTGATCCCAATCATCCTGTCATTTCTAAGAACATTAAAAATTTTGATGCACAACCGATGCTACATGATATTTTCGTTAAGGGCGATCTCGTTTATGATTTGCCTGATATTAATGCAATTAAAAATTATGCCAAGCATTCGTTGAATGATTTATGGGATGAGTATAAACGTATATTAAATCCTGAAACCTATCCTGTCGATTTATCTCAAAAACTTTATGATGCCAAAATGAATTTAATTCATGATATCCGAAATAATATACAGGAGATGACCAAATGA
- the nadE gene encoding ammonia-dependent NAD(+) synthetase, with protein sequence MRPLQSKIIAELHVQPIIDPNIEIKRSVNFLKQYLTHSAYTGLAIAVSGGQDSTLAGKIGQLAIAELRAETNQKFEFVAIRQPYGEQQDEKDAQDALNFIQPDLTITTNIKEATDALVGSLRLGGLVVDDMSRGSIKPKVRMIAQYAVAREHNSAVIGTDHAAEAVAGFFTKYGDGGTDINPLWRLNKRQGRELLAALHAPKHLYDKVPTADLEDERPQLPDEVALGVRYDVIDDYLEGKDIASTDAERIEEMYLTTQQKRHEPITIYDTWFY encoded by the coding sequence ATGAGACCCCTACAGTCTAAAATAATTGCTGAACTGCACGTTCAGCCAATTATTGACCCCAACATAGAAATTAAGCGCTCCGTAAATTTTTTGAAACAATACCTCACGCACAGTGCTTACACCGGTTTGGCTATTGCTGTGAGTGGCGGTCAAGACTCCACACTTGCTGGTAAAATTGGCCAACTTGCTATTGCTGAACTACGAGCAGAAACGAATCAAAAGTTCGAATTTGTTGCTATTAGACAGCCATACGGTGAACAACAAGATGAAAAGGATGCCCAAGATGCACTCAACTTCATCCAACCTGATTTAACAATCACAACAAATATCAAAGAGGCAACCGATGCTCTAGTGGGTTCACTGCGCCTTGGTGGATTAGTCGTCGATGACATGAGTCGCGGATCAATTAAACCAAAAGTACGTATGATTGCCCAGTATGCTGTTGCTCGCGAGCACAATAGTGCTGTTATCGGAACTGATCATGCAGCTGAAGCCGTAGCTGGTTTCTTCACCAAGTATGGTGACGGTGGAACAGATATCAACCCTTTGTGGCGTCTAAATAAACGACAAGGGAGGGAACTTCTAGCGGCGTTACATGCCCCAAAGCATCTGTATGACAAAGTACCCACTGCAGATCTTGAGGATGAACGCCCACAATTGCCTGATGAAGTTGCGCTAGGTGTGAGATACGATGTCATTGACGATTATTTGGAAGGAAAAGATATTGCAAGTACTGATGCCGAACGGATTGAAGAGATGTATCTAACAACACAACAAAAGCGTCACGAACCAATCACTATTTATGACACTTGGTTCTATTAA
- a CDS encoding hydrolase, producing MIMKLKQADLLFVKNRNSEMDKGIVESTGNFVHVAILVNEENIIHATADGGVCLQSLQYFLEKNKSADVYRTNVINTKQIIINAKKHLGKPYNFSFRPGMDSFYCSQLVVTAFEGFVKFSEQPMFFGNKRQQISDFWAAYYKKLNESVPVNVPGTNPNDMSHDPQLHYIGKID from the coding sequence ATGATTATGAAACTAAAACAAGCAGATTTACTTTTTGTAAAAAATAGAAATAGCGAGATGGATAAAGGTATTGTAGAGTCAACGGGAAACTTTGTTCATGTTGCGATACTAGTCAACGAAGAAAATATCATTCATGCAACAGCTGATGGAGGCGTTTGTTTACAATCACTTCAGTATTTTTTAGAGAAAAATAAAAGTGCGGATGTTTATCGCACAAATGTTATCAATACAAAGCAAATTATTATTAATGCTAAAAAACATTTGGGTAAACCCTATAATTTTTCTTTTCGTCCAGGTATGGATAGCTTTTATTGTTCGCAATTGGTCGTGACAGCCTTTGAAGGTTTTGTTAAATTTAGTGAACAACCAATGTTTTTTGGAAATAAGCGACAGCAAATTTCTGACTTTTGGGCGGCTTACTATAAGAAATTAAATGAGTCTGTGCCAGTCAATGTTCCGGGAACAAATCCCAATGACATGTCGCACGATCCGCAGTTACATTATATCGGTAAAATTGATTGA
- the hisC gene encoding histidinol-phosphate transaminase, with product MKKTVQALAAYQAELPVETVKEKYGLQHLARLSANESVYGPSPKVAQAVRAVSDNILGYYPDGQATELRDAVAKLNHVDPQHLVFGAGADELIELLTRVVLEPGSNIIIPDPTFGEYAMHAQIEQSTTKKIPVNTADGHVDFDAILDAIDDKTAMVWIANPNNPTGVFEKVSAIKRFLDKLPASITLVVDEAYYDFVDEPDATVAPLVTEYTNLVVLRTLSKAYGLANLRVGYGIMQNPLYTAMQAVRLPYNLSTYQIAGGTAAVLDQEYLQKNVQRFQVERQTFQEFLTQNKFKFYESQANFIWIKVGETKKVGQKLLEQGFQVNDRLNPEWIRIALGTPEDNAELKVAFLKATKQ from the coding sequence ATGAAAAAAACAGTTCAAGCTCTAGCTGCTTATCAAGCAGAATTACCAGTAGAAACCGTAAAAGAAAAATATGGTTTGCAGCATTTAGCTCGTTTATCAGCTAATGAATCTGTGTATGGCCCATCACCAAAAGTAGCTCAAGCTGTACGTGCTGTTTCCGATAATATTTTAGGTTATTATCCAGATGGACAAGCGACAGAACTACGTGACGCGGTTGCTAAGTTAAATCACGTTGATCCACAACATTTGGTATTTGGTGCTGGTGCAGATGAATTGATAGAGCTGTTGACTCGTGTTGTCTTGGAGCCAGGATCAAATATTATTATTCCCGATCCGACATTTGGCGAATACGCGATGCATGCACAAATTGAACAGTCTACAACAAAAAAAATACCCGTTAATACTGCTGATGGGCATGTTGATTTCGATGCGATTTTAGATGCGATTGATGATAAAACTGCTATGGTGTGGATAGCTAACCCTAACAATCCAACAGGGGTATTCGAAAAAGTTAGCGCTATTAAGCGTTTTTTGGACAAATTACCAGCAAGTATTACGTTAGTAGTGGACGAAGCCTACTATGATTTTGTAGATGAACCTGATGCTACCGTGGCACCTTTGGTAACTGAGTACACAAACTTAGTTGTCCTACGCACCTTATCAAAAGCATACGGTTTAGCTAATTTACGTGTTGGATATGGCATTATGCAAAATCCTCTGTATACTGCGATGCAAGCGGTTCGTTTACCGTATAATCTATCAACCTATCAAATTGCTGGTGGTACAGCTGCTGTATTAGATCAAGAATATTTACAAAAAAATGTCCAACGTTTTCAAGTAGAGCGCCAAACGTTTCAAGAATTCTTGACTCAAAACAAGTTTAAGTTTTACGAATCGCAGGCTAATTTTATTTGGATAAAGGTTGGCGAAACGAAAAAGGTTGGTCAAAAATTATTAGAACAAGGTTTCCAAGTCAACGATCGACTTAATCCTGAGTGGATTCGTATTGCGTTGGGTACACCAGAAGACAATGCTGAATTAAAAGTAGCTTTTTTGAAAGCTACGAAGCAGTAA
- the hisI gene encoding phosphoribosyl-AMP cyclohydrolase, with translation MIGIEPDFNKPSQNGLIPAVIVDAETKAFLMLGYMNKESYSLTKSTGQTWFWSRERQELWHKGEISANIQQVVSMTLDCDLDTILIHVSPAGPACHTNAYSCFFNTIKGEALADANQATIANKWTDGYFPQK, from the coding sequence ATGATCGGAATTGAACCGGATTTTAACAAGCCAAGTCAAAATGGTTTGATCCCTGCTGTCATTGTAGACGCGGAAACGAAAGCATTTTTGATGTTAGGCTATATGAACAAAGAAAGTTATTCATTAACCAAAAGTACTGGACAAACTTGGTTTTGGTCTCGTGAACGACAAGAATTGTGGCATAAAGGAGAGATTTCGGCTAACATACAACAGGTCGTTAGTATGACATTAGATTGTGATTTAGATACCATATTAATTCATGTGAGTCCTGCAGGGCCAGCGTGTCATACCAATGCTTACTCATGTTTCTTTAACACAATAAAGGGTGAAGCGTTGGCTGATGCTAATCAAGCAACAATTGCAAATAAATGGACTGATGGTTATTTTCCGCAAAAGTAA
- the hisF gene encoding imidazole glycerol phosphate synthase subunit HisF: MTLTKRIVPALDIKNGRVVKGVNFVNLREVGDPVESAKAYQAAGADELVFLDITATLEARYPIMSVVDAVSREVFIPLTVGGGIRTTADMDRLIKAGADKIFVNSEAVKRPALITEGAKIFGTQAIVGAIDAKWDESAGIYRVYISGGSKPTSLDAIEWASELVARGAGELLITSMDADGTKNGYDIQFYNQIADTVNVPVVASGGAGSTQDFVDLFEKTKIDAALAASVFHFGEIKIPNLKRTLKDNGVEIRI, from the coding sequence ATGACTTTAACCAAACGAATTGTTCCAGCATTAGACATTAAGAATGGTAGAGTAGTCAAAGGGGTTAATTTTGTTAATTTACGTGAAGTAGGTGATCCTGTTGAATCAGCGAAAGCATATCAAGCTGCTGGCGCTGATGAGCTAGTTTTTTTAGATATTACAGCAACTTTGGAAGCTCGATATCCTATTATGTCAGTCGTTGATGCCGTTTCTAGAGAAGTATTCATTCCTTTGACCGTTGGTGGTGGTATTCGAACGACAGCAGACATGGACCGTTTAATTAAAGCGGGCGCTGATAAAATATTTGTTAATTCTGAAGCAGTAAAAAGGCCAGCGCTAATTACTGAAGGAGCTAAAATATTTGGTACGCAAGCTATTGTCGGTGCTATTGATGCGAAATGGGATGAGTCGGCTGGTATTTATCGAGTCTATATTTCCGGGGGCTCTAAACCTACAAGTCTTGATGCTATTGAATGGGCTTCTGAATTAGTTGCGCGGGGTGCTGGTGAATTACTAATCACAAGCATGGATGCCGATGGAACAAAAAATGGGTACGATATTCAGTTTTATAATCAAATAGCAGATACTGTGAACGTACCAGTAGTAGCCTCGGGAGGGGCTGGTTCAACACAAGATTTCGTCGATTTATTTGAGAAAACTAAAATTGACGCAGCACTAGCTGCCTCAGTATTTCATTTCGGTGAAATTAAAATACCAAATTTGAAACGAACATTGAAAGATAATGGTGTGGAGATACGTATATGA
- the hisA gene encoding 1-(5-phosphoribosyl)-5-[(5-phosphoribosylamino)methylideneamino]imidazole-4-carboxamide isomerase — MIFPAIDLLNGQSVRLYQGDYEKGTTINPDPLKQAKQIENAGLKHLHLVDLDGAKEGKPVNLNVIQSLREQTNLFIELGGGIRTLEQISQYLNIGINRVIIGSAALTHPELVRTAVVKYGTDKIVIGVDGRDEKVATQGWLANSNTSFDDIIEAMLSVGVSNFVVTDIARDGTLIGPNIQLLSRLQNKFPKSNIIASGGIANLKNVTDLKTSGIHDVIIGRALYDGDVTLAQLREVDG; from the coding sequence ATGATTTTTCCAGCAATTGATTTATTAAATGGTCAATCAGTGCGCCTTTATCAAGGTGATTATGAAAAAGGAACCACAATTAACCCAGACCCATTGAAACAGGCAAAACAAATTGAAAATGCTGGTTTAAAACATTTACACTTGGTTGATTTAGATGGTGCAAAGGAAGGAAAACCAGTTAATTTAAATGTCATTCAATCTTTGCGAGAACAAACAAACTTGTTTATTGAACTTGGCGGTGGTATTCGAACGCTTGAACAAATTAGCCAATACTTAAATATAGGTATTAATCGTGTGATTATTGGATCAGCAGCGTTGACTCATCCGGAACTTGTGCGAACAGCAGTTGTAAAGTATGGCACTGACAAAATTGTCATCGGTGTTGACGGTCGTGATGAAAAAGTTGCCACACAAGGTTGGCTTGCAAATTCTAATACGAGTTTTGATGATATTATTGAAGCTATGCTATCAGTAGGTGTTTCGAATTTTGTTGTCACTGATATCGCCAGAGATGGAACTCTTATAGGTCCTAATATTCAACTATTATCACGTTTACAAAATAAATTTCCTAAAAGTAATATTATAGCTAGCGGAGGCATTGCTAATCTAAAAAACGTTACAGATTTAAAAACAAGCGGTATTCACGATGTTATTATCGGCCGCGCACTTTATGATGGCGATGTGACACTAGCTCAATTAAGGGAGGTGGATGGATGA
- the hisH gene encoding imidazole glycerol phosphate synthase subunit HisH — MSIIIVDYGAGNIRNVMKAIEYTGLKAKVSQDPADIATADGLVVPGVGAFSSAMDKLRERHLVEPIKHFSNSGKPLLGICLGMQLLFDSSTEFGKTTGLGLIPGQIVELPKQEHYKVPQMGWNQNKVSQINQITRTINDKYTYFVHSYYAVTDSKYIAATVNYGQVDIPSVVVNKNVIGAQFHPEKSGQDGLEIWQNFKKMVENV, encoded by the coding sequence ATGTCAATTATTATCGTAGACTACGGCGCAGGTAATATTAGAAATGTTATGAAAGCAATTGAATATACAGGATTAAAAGCTAAAGTCTCTCAAGATCCTGCCGATATTGCTACTGCTGACGGTCTGGTAGTGCCAGGAGTTGGTGCTTTTTCTTCAGCAATGGATAAACTTCGAGAACGTCATTTGGTTGAGCCAATAAAACATTTTTCAAATAGTGGTAAGCCACTGTTGGGTATTTGCTTAGGGATGCAGTTACTTTTTGACTCATCAACTGAATTTGGTAAAACGACAGGTCTTGGGTTAATTCCTGGGCAAATAGTTGAATTACCTAAACAAGAACATTACAAAGTACCGCAAATGGGATGGAATCAGAATAAGGTGAGTCAAATTAATCAAATCACTAGAACAATAAATGATAAATATACTTACTTTGTACATAGTTACTATGCAGTAACAGACTCAAAATATATTGCGGCAACTGTTAATTATGGACAAGTTGATATACCAAGTGTTGTGGTTAACAAAAATGTGATTGGTGCCCAATTCCATCCAGAAAAATCTGGACAGGATGGTTTAGAGATTTGGCAAAATTTTAAGAAAATGGTAGAAAACGTATGA
- the hisB gene encoding imidazoleglycerol-phosphate dehydratase HisB — protein sequence MSRTATIKRNTFETQIEITLDIDEQTPIKVDTGIGYIDHMLTLFAKHGRFGLQVDVKGDLQVDSHHTTEDIGIVLGEAFNQALGDKVGIERYGAQFVPMDETLTRAVIDLSGRAYLVLHAELNTPTLGTFETEVVEDFWQGFADQARANIHIEVLYGRNTHHKIESMFKAVGRAMRQAVTINPEIKGVNSTKGRI from the coding sequence ATGTCCAGAACTGCAACAATAAAGAGAAATACTTTTGAAACACAAATTGAAATAACCTTAGATATTGATGAACAGACTCCGATTAAAGTTGATACTGGCATTGGTTATATCGATCATATGTTGACTTTGTTTGCTAAACATGGCCGCTTTGGTTTACAAGTTGATGTCAAGGGTGACTTACAAGTTGATAGTCATCATACGACTGAAGATATTGGTATTGTGCTAGGAGAAGCATTTAACCAAGCTTTGGGTGATAAAGTTGGTATCGAGCGTTATGGAGCCCAATTTGTCCCTATGGACGAAACATTAACACGCGCAGTAATTGATTTATCGGGGCGTGCCTACCTAGTTTTGCATGCTGAACTTAATACACCAACATTGGGTACTTTTGAGACAGAGGTTGTCGAAGATTTTTGGCAAGGCTTTGCTGATCAGGCAAGAGCCAATATTCATATTGAAGTCTTATATGGTCGAAATACACATCATAAAATTGAAAGTATGTTCAAAGCTGTTGGTCGTGCAATGCGCCAAGCAGTTACTATCAATCCAGAAATTAAAGGGGTTAATTCGACCAAGGGACGAATTTAA
- the hisD gene encoding histidinol dehydrogenase: MNIIKNESLEAIKARIRQQTEKTVDPQVEARVTDIIKNVRANGDEALKEYGEKFDGVTLDNLKVTDEQIEEALNQLNPAVIKALEKAADNIRSFHKLEISESFEDNPSNGVIRGTKVTPLSAVGIYVPGGTAAYPSSVLMNAIPAKIAGVENIIMVTPPQKNGLNQAVLAAAKIAGVDRIYQVGGAQAIAALAYGTESIPQVDKITGPGNAYVATAKRDVYGQVDIDMIAGPSEIGILADDSASAKDVAADLLSQAEHDVNARAILITNSEKLATKVSKEVEDQLKVLPREVIARQAIENNGFIYLVDTIDLMIDLMNAVAPEHLEIQLENAYNYVSKIKNAGSVFLGKYASEPLGDYLAGPNHILPTGGTARFSSPLGVWDFQKRIQYLQYSAEALLADSIDVAVLAREEGLEAHARAIESRGE, from the coding sequence ATGAATATTATTAAAAATGAATCACTAGAAGCCATCAAAGCCCGTATTCGTCAGCAAACAGAGAAGACGGTTGATCCGCAAGTAGAGGCTCGTGTAACTGATATTATTAAAAATGTTCGCGCAAACGGCGATGAAGCTTTGAAAGAATATGGAGAAAAATTTGATGGTGTCACTTTAGACAACTTAAAAGTAACCGATGAACAGATTGAAGAGGCATTGAATCAGCTTAATCCAGCCGTTATTAAAGCACTAGAAAAAGCTGCAGATAACATTCGAAGCTTTCACAAATTGGAGATTAGTGAATCTTTTGAGGATAATCCTAGTAATGGTGTGATTCGTGGAACAAAGGTGACGCCGCTATCAGCTGTTGGCATTTACGTACCTGGAGGTACTGCAGCCTATCCTTCGTCTGTTTTGATGAATGCTATTCCTGCTAAAATTGCTGGTGTTGAAAATATTATTATGGTGACACCACCGCAAAAAAATGGCTTAAACCAAGCTGTCTTAGCTGCCGCCAAAATAGCAGGGGTGGATCGCATTTATCAAGTTGGAGGGGCTCAAGCAATTGCCGCTTTAGCATATGGAACTGAATCTATTCCACAGGTAGATAAAATTACTGGACCGGGTAATGCCTATGTAGCGACGGCTAAGCGTGACGTATATGGTCAAGTAGATATTGACATGATCGCAGGACCATCAGAAATTGGGATTTTAGCTGATGATTCAGCAAGTGCAAAGGATGTAGCAGCAGACTTACTCTCACAAGCAGAACACGACGTTAATGCACGCGCAATTTTGATCACTAATTCTGAAAAATTAGCAACAAAAGTTTCAAAGGAGGTCGAAGACCAGCTTAAAGTCTTGCCTCGTGAAGTTATTGCACGTCAAGCAATTGAAAATAATGGTTTCATATATTTGGTTGACACGATTGATTTAATGATTGATTTGATGAACGCTGTAGCACCAGAACACTTGGAAATACAGTTAGAAAATGCGTATAATTATGTTTCGAAAATTAAAAATGCCGGATCAGTGTTCTTAGGAAAATATGCTTCTGAACCACTTGGTGATTATCTAGCCGGTCCAAACCACATTTTACCAACAGGTGGTACAGCACGATTTAGTTCACCACTAGGTGTTTGGGATTTTCAAAAGCGCATTCAGTATTTACAATATTCTGCTGAAGCATTATTGGCTGATTCGATTGACGTCGCAGTATTAGCTCGTGAAGAAGGATTAGAAGCACACGCTCGAGCAATTGAAAGTCGAGGGGAATAA
- a CDS encoding ATP phosphoribosyltransferase, translating into MNEKVLATGSRDEFGEKLQQKQKISQMITTILNDADFTPISTPLIERESTFDKYQNENVFRLFDQIGENLVLRPDLTLPIARFLSANRQQNSLSRLYYIGDVFRRMDSLSGDYNQETQAGIELIGDQSFEAEIQALDTMLKFAQEFGIVDVQVVLSDARFIDVVLDNLQLDQNLRQRLKQAIEQKNVSVFEKLRVTIPDFPKGLANWPLAFGENGETVMWQLQEIPAVNDIISDWLELAEYTHKHYPSVAVTVDLAAASPQPYYTGTIIRGFVPSLGRYLFSGGRYDRLLENFQNKSLPAVGMGLNIETILANWRRKPEEMRPQEPIVMVLGKGRVEKNARPLLKAAGIDTSLLENPARKLIFDSADGKYRFILVKPSDVVKYLDRGIGDVGIVGSDTIAEQVQNHYDMLDLQTGKADFVVAAPKGFNLDTSTRKRIATKYPTIAAEYFSNRGEDVELIKLEGSVELGPLTALSDAIIDITQTGNTLRENNLQVYDTVGRVATHMLVRAGSLLQFQSELTTVINNLVTILKEEEQ; encoded by the coding sequence ATGAATGAAAAAGTATTAGCGACCGGTTCGCGGGACGAATTTGGTGAAAAATTACAACAAAAACAAAAAATTTCACAGATGATCACGACCATTTTAAATGATGCTGATTTTACACCGATTAGTACACCATTAATCGAGCGTGAGAGTACATTTGATAAATATCAAAATGAGAATGTTTTTCGTTTGTTTGATCAAATTGGAGAGAACTTGGTTCTACGTCCCGATTTAACTTTGCCGATTGCACGTTTTTTATCAGCTAATCGACAACAAAATAGTTTGTCTAGACTTTATTATATAGGGGATGTCTTTAGACGAATGGACAGCCTGTCTGGTGATTATAATCAAGAAACGCAGGCGGGTATTGAGCTTATTGGTGATCAAAGTTTTGAAGCGGAAATTCAAGCACTAGATACGATGCTTAAATTTGCACAAGAGTTTGGGATTGTTGATGTACAAGTGGTTTTGAGTGATGCCCGTTTTATTGATGTAGTTTTAGACAATTTGCAATTAGATCAAAACTTACGACAACGTTTGAAGCAAGCAATCGAACAAAAAAATGTATCAGTATTTGAGAAACTTCGGGTCACTATTCCTGATTTTCCCAAAGGATTAGCTAATTGGCCATTAGCATTTGGTGAAAATGGGGAAACAGTGATGTGGCAACTGCAAGAAATACCGGCGGTTAATGATATTATTAGCGATTGGTTGGAATTAGCCGAATACACGCACAAACATTATCCATCAGTTGCAGTTACGGTTGATTTGGCAGCAGCTTCACCACAACCATATTATACTGGCACAATTATACGTGGTTTTGTTCCGAGTTTAGGTCGTTATTTATTTAGTGGCGGTCGTTATGACCGTTTGCTAGAAAATTTTCAAAATAAATCATTACCAGCGGTTGGTATGGGGTTAAATATTGAAACCATTCTAGCTAACTGGCGACGTAAACCTGAAGAAATGAGACCACAAGAACCTATTGTAATGGTACTCGGTAAGGGACGTGTTGAAAAAAATGCACGACCATTATTGAAAGCGGCTGGTATTGATACTTCGTTATTAGAAAATCCAGCACGTAAATTAATCTTTGATAGTGCTGACGGAAAATATCGCTTTATTTTGGTAAAACCGAGTGATGTCGTTAAATATCTTGATCGTGGCATTGGTGATGTCGGTATTGTTGGCTCTGACACAATAGCTGAGCAGGTACAAAATCATTACGATATGCTTGATTTGCAGACGGGGAAAGCAGACTTCGTTGTCGCTGCCCCAAAAGGCTTTAATCTTGATACATCAACGCGAAAGCGCATTGCCACGAAGTATCCCACAATTGCGGCTGAATACTTTAGTAATCGCGGGGAAGATGTCGAGTTAATTAAGTTAGAAGGTTCAGTAGAACTTGGACCACTTACTGCTTTGTCGGACGCCATCATTGATATTACACAGACAGGAAATACACTGCGCGAAAATAATCTACAAGTTTATGATACTGTTGGTCGAGTAGCTACACACATGCTTGTTCGTGCTGGTTCGCTACTGCAATTTCAATCAGAGCTTACGACAGTAATCAATAATCTTGTTACTATTCTGAAAGAGGAAGAACAATGA